The following proteins come from a genomic window of Sphingobacteriales bacterium:
- a CDS encoding acetyl-CoA carboxylase carboxyl transferase subunit beta, translating into MAKWYQKITEGIPSGKIFKKSFDQAKDDKCPACGIKHDNQALAENFYVCQCGFHYKITSFDYFDGLFGEKAYTLLFENIQPVDILGFTDRISYNSRLTKVRQSTGLNEAINIATGKCDNFDLLAGAMDFNFIGGTMGSVVGEKIRLASNYCIEHNMPLLLISRSSGARLMEGMFSLMQMVKTTLAVSKLDEHRIPFISYLINPVMGGVTASYGMIADFVIAEPRSLIGYTGPRIIKESIGKEPPNDFQKSEFLLKNGFIDMIINRNELKPTIIKLINLIRN; encoded by the coding sequence ATGGCTAAATGGTATCAGAAAATCACCGAGGGTATTCCTTCCGGTAAAATTTTTAAAAAGTCATTTGACCAGGCCAAAGATGATAAATGTCCCGCTTGTGGAATTAAGCACGACAATCAGGCTTTAGCTGAAAACTTTTATGTCTGCCAGTGTGGTTTTCATTATAAAATAACTTCATTTGATTATTTCGATGGCCTTTTCGGTGAAAAGGCTTACACCTTATTGTTTGAAAATATACAACCTGTTGATATTCTTGGTTTTACTGACCGTATTTCTTACAACTCCCGTTTAACAAAAGTCCGGCAAAGCACCGGGCTCAATGAGGCCATCAACATCGCAACCGGAAAATGTGACAATTTTGACCTGCTTGCAGGAGCCATGGATTTTAATTTCATAGGTGGGACTATGGGTTCTGTGGTGGGTGAAAAAATAAGACTGGCAAGTAATTACTGCATTGAACACAATATGCCGCTTCTTCTGATTTCACGCTCGAGCGGGGCACGACTCATGGAAGGCATGTTCTCGCTGATGCAAATGGTCAAAACCACTCTCGCTGTTTCAAAACTGGATGAGCATAGAATTCCTTTCATCTCTTACCTGATCAATCCGGTAATGGGCGGAGTTACTGCATCTTATGGGATGATTGCCGATTTTGTCATTGCTGAACCACGTTCCCTGATCGGTTACACCGGCCCGAGAATTATTAAGGAATCCATTGGTAAAGAGCCTCCAAATGATTTTCAGAAGTCCGAATTTCTACTTAAAAATGGCTTTATTGATATGATTATCAACCGAAATGAGCTTAAACCTACTATCATTAAGCTCATTAATCTGATCAGAAATTGA
- a CDS encoding fructose-bisphosphate aldolase (catalyzes the formation of glycerone phosphate and D-glyceraldehyde 3-phosphate from D-fructose 1,6-bisphosphate), translated as VEIAECFERAHELGMATVLWCYTRNDAFKKDGVDYHTSADLTGQANHLGATIQADIIKQKLPTNNGGFKAIGFGKTHAKMYTDLVSEHPIDLCRYQVANNYMGRVALINSGGESKGASDLAEAVATAVINKRAGGSGLISGRKAFQKPMDEGIKLLNAIQDVYLCKEITLA; from the coding sequence TTGTTGAAATTGCTGAATGTTTCGAAAGAGCTCATGAACTTGGTATGGCTACTGTTTTGTGGTGTTATACCCGTAATGACGCCTTTAAAAAAGACGGTGTTGATTATCACACTTCAGCCGATCTGACCGGACAGGCCAATCATCTGGGCGCTACCATTCAGGCCGACATTATTAAACAAAAGCTTCCCACCAACAATGGTGGATTTAAAGCCATAGGTTTTGGGAAAACACATGCAAAAATGTACACCGACTTGGTCAGCGAACATCCTATTGACCTCTGCCGCTATCAGGTTGCTAATAATTATATGGGCAGGGTAGCACTCATTAATTCAGGTGGCGAATCAAAAGGTGCTTCCGATCTGGCAGAAGCTGTGGCCACTGCCGTCATTAATAAAAGAGCAGGTGGTAGCGGTCTAATCTCCGGAAGAAAAGCTTTCCAGAAGCCAATGGATGAAGGGATTAAATTACTTAATGCCATTCAGGATGTTTACCTTTGCAAGGAAATCACCCTGGCTTAG